The following are encoded together in the Scytonema millei VB511283 genome:
- a CDS encoding SDR family oxidoreductase: MQLAGKVALVTGAGSGIGKAAAKLMAEEGAKVALLGRSEDELEKTLVEIESSGGTAISVIGDISQPEQMQQANQKAAEKWGRLDIVFANAGVNGVWASLEELTPEEWNKTININLTGTFLTVKYAVPYLKKQPGSSIIITSSINGTRVFSNTGATAYSCTKAAQVAFTKMVALELAEHRVRVNVICPGAIETSIDENTERRNLEEIKEPVEFPEGKVPLTDGKPGTSEQVAQLVLFLASDAASHITGTEMWIDGGESLLKG; the protein is encoded by the coding sequence ATGCAACTGGCAGGAAAAGTCGCATTAGTGACAGGCGCGGGTTCTGGAATTGGCAAAGCAGCCGCTAAATTGATGGCTGAGGAAGGGGCAAAAGTTGCACTATTAGGACGTTCTGAAGATGAGTTAGAGAAAACTCTAGTTGAAATTGAATCGAGTGGGGGTACGGCAATATCTGTAATTGGTGATATTTCTCAACCCGAACAGATGCAACAAGCGAACCAAAAAGCTGCTGAGAAATGGGGGCGTTTGGACATTGTTTTTGCGAATGCAGGTGTTAATGGTGTTTGGGCATCTTTGGAGGAATTAACGCCCGAAGAGTGGAACAAAACGATAAATATCAATCTGACGGGGACTTTTTTAACGGTTAAATATGCCGTACCTTATCTAAAAAAACAACCTGGTTCGTCCATCATTATTACTTCCTCAATTAATGGGACACGGGTGTTTAGTAATACAGGTGCAACTGCATATTCTTGTACGAAAGCGGCTCAAGTTGCTTTTACCAAAATGGTTGCTTTAGAGTTGGCAGAACACAGGGTTCGGGTAAATGTTATTTGTCCTGGGGCGATCGAAACTAGTATTGATGAAAATACCGAACGACGCAATTTAGAAGAAATTAAGGAACCTGTAGAGTTTCCCGAAGGTAAAGTTCCTTTAACAGATGGTAAGCCAGGAACATCGGAACAAGTAGCTCAGTTAGTTTTATTTTTAGCTTCTGATGCTGCTAGTCACATTACAGGTACGGAAATGTGGATTGATGGCGGGGAATCGTTGCTGAAGGGATAA
- a CDS encoding heavy-metal-associated domain-containing protein, producing MALKLKVPDITCDGCAETITESIHTMEPDAKVDVDVNAKTVTVESAASEETIKQSIVAAGFTVEGYQAG from the coding sequence ATGGCACTTAAACTAAAAGTACCCGATATCACTTGTGACGGTTGTGCGGAGACGATTACCGAATCGATCCACACGATGGAACCCGATGCTAAGGTCGATGTTGATGTCAATGCTAAAACGGTAACGGTAGAATCTGCGGCATCCGAAGAGACAATTAAGCAGTCAATCGTAGCTGCGGGTTTTACAGTTGAAGGATATCAAGCTGGGTAA
- the alaS gene encoding alanine--tRNA ligase, producing MQYLSGNEIRQTFLEFYSQRGHQILASASLVPEDPTVLLTIAGMLPFKPIFLGQRSPEFKRATSSQKCIRTNDIENVGRTARHHTFFEMLGNFSFGDYFKEQAIAWGWELSTKVFGLPPERLVVSVFESDDEAYAIWRDKIGVPEVRIKRMGADDNFWNSGPTGPCGPCSEIYYDFHPERGDANIDLEDDTRFIEFYNLVFMQYNQDAEGNLTPLANKNIDTGMGLERMAQILQKVPNNYETDLIIPIIKTAAEIAGIDYNNCDEKTKVSFKVIGDHIRAVMHMIADEIRASNTGRGYVLRRLIRRVVRHGRLIGIQGEFTTKVVETAIALSESAYPNVRVREAQIKAELQREESQFLKTLERGEKLLDEIIQTAKQQNKTRISGESAFTLYDTYGFPLELTQEVAEEHNLTVDVDGFEVEMEKQRERAKEAHETIDLTVQGSLDKLAEHIHATDFIGYSQPTATSEIKVLLMAGKCVEEAEAGQDVQIVLDKTPFYAESGGQIGDRGYLSGDAILVRVEDVKKESDFFVHFGRIERGTLRVGDKVTGQIDRACRRRAQANHSATHLLQAALKKIVDDSISQAGSLVDFTKLRFDFNCPRPVTPDELQQIEETINTWIAEAHTAEISILPLAEAKARGAVAMFGEKYGEEVRVLDFPGVSMELCGGTHVSNTAEIGVFKIISEAGVASGVRRIEAVAGPAVLDYLNVRDKVVKDLSDRFKVKPEELPDRITTLQTELKTTQKQLDTLKAQLALAKSESLLTQAESVGEFKYVVAQMEAVDPESLKTAAERLLQKLGNGAVVLGSVPEEGKVSLVAAFSPEVNKKGLQAGKFIGAIAKICGGGGGGRPNLAQAGGRDASKLPEALETAQKELRSALS from the coding sequence ATGCAGTACCTCAGCGGTAACGAAATTCGGCAAACATTTTTAGAATTCTATTCCCAGAGAGGACACCAGATCCTCGCGAGTGCATCCCTCGTGCCAGAAGATCCTACCGTGTTACTGACGATCGCGGGGATGTTACCATTTAAACCGATTTTTCTGGGACAGCGATCGCCTGAGTTTAAACGCGCTACGTCATCTCAAAAGTGTATCCGCACCAATGATATTGAAAATGTCGGACGCACGGCAAGGCATCACACTTTTTTTGAGATGTTGGGCAATTTCAGCTTTGGCGACTATTTTAAAGAACAAGCGATCGCTTGGGGATGGGAACTGTCTACAAAAGTTTTTGGCTTACCCCCAGAACGTCTAGTTGTCAGCGTGTTTGAGTCAGACGACGAAGCCTATGCTATCTGGCGCGATAAAATTGGCGTTCCCGAAGTTAGAATCAAGCGCATGGGTGCAGATGATAACTTCTGGAATTCTGGTCCTACAGGACCATGCGGTCCTTGTTCGGAAATATACTACGATTTTCACCCCGAACGCGGTGATGCAAATATTGATTTAGAAGATGACACGCGGTTTATCGAGTTTTACAACTTGGTATTCATGCAATACAACCAGGATGCAGAAGGCAATCTCACACCTCTAGCTAACAAAAATATCGATACGGGAATGGGATTGGAACGGATGGCGCAGATCCTCCAGAAAGTCCCTAACAACTATGAAACCGATTTAATCATCCCGATTATCAAAACAGCAGCGGAAATCGCCGGAATTGATTACAACAACTGCGACGAGAAAACCAAAGTCTCTTTTAAAGTGATTGGCGATCATATCCGTGCTGTGATGCACATGATTGCAGATGAAATTCGCGCTTCAAATACAGGAAGGGGTTACGTTTTACGGCGGTTAATTCGGCGTGTCGTCCGACATGGAAGATTAATCGGGATTCAGGGTGAGTTTACCACTAAAGTTGTAGAAACTGCGATCGCCTTGTCTGAATCTGCTTATCCTAACGTGCGGGTGCGAGAAGCACAAATCAAAGCCGAGTTGCAACGAGAAGAATCGCAATTTCTCAAGACTTTGGAACGCGGCGAGAAACTGCTAGATGAAATTATTCAAACGGCAAAACAGCAAAATAAAACTCGAATTAGCGGCGAGAGTGCTTTTACTCTCTACGACACCTATGGTTTTCCGTTGGAATTAACCCAAGAAGTTGCTGAAGAACACAACCTCACTGTTGATGTAGATGGCTTTGAGGTGGAAATGGAAAAACAGCGCGAACGGGCAAAAGAAGCACACGAAACCATCGATTTAACCGTACAGGGTTCGCTAGATAAACTTGCCGAGCATATCCACGCTACCGATTTTATCGGATATTCTCAACCCACTGCTACATCTGAAATTAAAGTGCTGCTGATGGCTGGAAAATGCGTTGAGGAAGCAGAAGCAGGACAAGACGTACAAATTGTCCTTGACAAAACACCATTTTATGCTGAATCGGGGGGACAAATCGGCGATCGCGGTTATCTTTCTGGCGATGCAATTTTGGTTCGGGTTGAAGATGTGAAAAAAGAGTCCGATTTCTTTGTCCATTTCGGCAGGATTGAACGCGGGACTTTACGTGTAGGGGATAAAGTCACAGGCCAAATCGATCGTGCTTGTCGTCGTCGCGCCCAAGCTAATCATAGCGCTACGCACCTACTACAAGCTGCTTTGAAAAAGATTGTCGATGATTCTATTTCGCAAGCAGGTTCTTTGGTAGATTTTACAAAATTGCGATTTGATTTCAACTGTCCTCGTCCGGTGACACCAGATGAATTACAACAAATTGAAGAGACAATTAATACTTGGATTGCGGAAGCACATACAGCCGAAATTTCCATTTTGCCACTAGCAGAAGCTAAAGCTAGAGGCGCAGTTGCTATGTTTGGCGAAAAATACGGCGAGGAAGTGCGCGTATTAGATTTCCCTGGCGTATCGATGGAATTATGCGGTGGTACTCACGTCAGCAATACAGCCGAGATTGGCGTATTTAAGATTATTTCTGAAGCTGGTGTCGCTTCGGGAGTCAGGAGAATTGAAGCGGTGGCTGGACCTGCCGTGTTAGATTACCTAAATGTACGGGATAAAGTTGTTAAAGATTTGAGCGATCGCTTTAAGGTAAAACCGGAAGAATTACCGGATCGAATTACAACTTTACAAACCGAACTGAAAACCACTCAAAAACAGCTCGATACCCTCAAAGCACAACTTGCTTTAGCGAAATCTGAATCGTTATTAACCCAAGCTGAATCAGTGGGAGAATTCAAATATGTAGTTGCTCAAATGGAAGCTGTCGATCCTGAATCTTTAAAAACAGCCGCCGAAAGATTGTTGCAAAAATTAGGCAATGGTGCTGTCGTTTTAGGTTCCGTTCCAGAAGAGGGAAAGGTAAGTTTGGTTGCAGCTTTTAGTCCAGAAGTGAATAAAAAAGGCTTGCAAGCTGGCAAATTTATCGGCGCGATCGCTAAAATTTGCGGTGGTGGCGGCGGTGGTAGACCGAATTTAGCCCAAGCTGGCGGACGAGATGCTAGTAAGCTTCCAGAAGCCTTGGAAACGGCTCAAAAAGAGTTGCGCTCGGCTTTGAGTTAA
- a CDS encoding protein-tyrosine phosphatase family protein, whose translation MYKFAPASKQETIVFGSARPGYSEAKVRDWLQYMKDRDIKRVCCLLPQKQLAPYSDLLGTYAREFGSQQVCWTPIEDFTLAQPEILTGKILPFLLEADRQTEKVVVHCSGGVGRTGHVLAAWLVRGRGFSNREAIAAVRQMGRNPYEVAIAVVFQGKNPFKMVAELESLLDRCRS comes from the coding sequence ATGTACAAATTTGCGCCAGCTTCCAAGCAAGAAACTATTGTATTTGGCTCGGCTCGACCTGGCTATTCAGAAGCAAAGGTGCGAGATTGGTTGCAGTATATGAAAGATCGAGACATTAAACGAGTTTGCTGCTTACTTCCCCAAAAGCAACTTGCTCCCTACTCAGATTTACTTGGCACTTACGCACGAGAATTTGGCAGTCAACAAGTCTGCTGGACACCAATTGAGGATTTTACTCTAGCTCAACCTGAAATATTGACTGGAAAGATTTTACCATTTTTGCTGGAAGCCGATCGCCAGACTGAGAAGGTTGTCGTGCATTGCAGTGGGGGTGTTGGGCGCACTGGTCATGTTTTAGCCGCTTGGTTAGTGCGCGGTCGCGGTTTTTCTAATCGAGAGGCAATTGCCGCAGTGAGGCAAATGGGTAGAAATCCTTATGAAGTTGCGATCGCCGTAGTTTTTCAAGGTAAGAATCCGTTTAAAATGGTCGCTGAGCTGGAATCGCTTTTAGATCGTTGTCGCAGTTAA
- a CDS encoding Uma2 family endonuclease → MSQTQQLQDNCVTLYDISWEKFEAIAALLEDSKARLTYLDGILEIMTPSPEHEEYKTTIGYLLEVYLRFIGIRFYGRGGYTLGSREVGVRGEPDESYNLETKKEIPDIAIEVVLTSGGVDKLEKYRRWRVPEVWFYRNRQLSIYRLRSDGYEQIFRSEFLPDLDLDLLVRCLNISDQYDATVAFTQALQQQT, encoded by the coding sequence ATGTCTCAAACTCAACAACTTCAGGACAACTGCGTGACACTATATGACATTTCATGGGAGAAATTTGAGGCGATCGCCGCATTATTAGAAGACTCAAAAGCACGCTTGACTTACTTAGATGGAATTTTGGAGATAATGACACCTTCACCAGAACATGAAGAGTATAAAACAACTATTGGATATTTATTGGAAGTTTACTTACGATTTATTGGTATCCGATTTTACGGTCGCGGCGGCTATACTCTGGGAAGTCGTGAAGTAGGAGTTAGGGGAGAACCTGACGAATCTTATAACTTAGAAACTAAAAAAGAAATTCCAGATATCGCTATTGAGGTAGTTCTTACTAGTGGTGGAGTAGACAAATTAGAAAAATATCGTCGCTGGAGAGTGCCTGAAGTCTGGTTTTATCGCAATAGACAATTATCCATTTACCGTCTACGGTCCGATGGATACGAGCAAATATTTAGAAGCGAGTTTTTACCTGACTTGGATTTAGATCTATTAGTACGCTGTTTGAACATATCAGACCAGTACGATGCAACAGTAGCATTCACCCAAGCCTTACAGCAACAAACTTAG
- a CDS encoding NAD+ synthase → MKIAIAQLNPIIGDLNGNAKQILVAAREAEKQDVRLLLTPELSICGYPPRDLLLDPSFVSQMGVILQQLAEELPSQMAVLVGCVQPNERSLAVGGKPLYNSSALLQHGKIQQIFHKRLLPTYDVFDEYRYFEPGLAANSLVLEAVGSRESGVGSREEATVTHHAPLKIGVTICEDLWNDEEFWGKRSYAINPIDDLIQQGVDLVVNLSASPYSANKQQVREAMLQHGSMRHQIPVLYTNQVGANDDLIFDGCSVGFNRAGEMVCRARAFETDLLIVEYDEQARDLQPSKIAPMPANEDEEIWQALVLGVRDYTRKCGFSKVVLGLSGGIDSSLVAAIATAALGKENVLGVLMPSPYSSEHSVQDALELGKNLGILTQTIPIGELMQGYDKTLEPLFAGTPFGIAEENIQSRIRGNLLMAVANKFGYLLLSTGNKSEMAVGYCTLYGDMNGGLAAIADVPKTRVYSICRWLNERGEERRRDSGFSESGAILATSHQPLATPDSRLPIVPENVINKPPSAELKPGQLDQDSLPDYDILDDILQKLIQEHQSAAQIVAAGHDATVVDRVVQLVVKAEFKRRQAPPGLKITDRAFGTGWRMPIANKWVSNSTIPSSEVVSQASLSPSLPPR, encoded by the coding sequence ATGAAAATTGCGATCGCTCAACTCAATCCTATAATTGGCGACTTAAATGGAAATGCTAAGCAAATTTTGGTAGCAGCACGAGAAGCTGAAAAACAGGACGTGCGGTTGTTGCTGACACCAGAACTCTCCATATGCGGCTATCCACCACGGGATTTACTACTCGATCCTAGTTTTGTCTCTCAGATGGGAGTAATTTTGCAACAGCTAGCCGAAGAATTACCATCTCAAATGGCAGTGTTGGTAGGCTGCGTTCAACCTAACGAGCGATCGCTTGCTGTTGGTGGTAAGCCTTTATACAACAGTAGTGCTTTACTACAACACGGCAAAATCCAACAAATCTTTCACAAGCGCCTCCTTCCCACCTACGACGTATTCGACGAGTATCGTTATTTTGAGCCGGGATTAGCAGCGAATTCTTTAGTGTTAGAAGCAGTCGGGAGTCGGGAGTCGGGAGTCGGGAGTCGGGAAGAAGCAACCGTAACTCACCACGCACCACTCAAAATTGGAGTTACAATCTGCGAAGATTTGTGGAATGACGAAGAATTTTGGGGTAAGCGCAGCTATGCAATTAATCCGATTGACGATCTGATCCAGCAAGGAGTCGATCTGGTGGTGAATTTATCTGCCTCTCCCTACAGTGCTAATAAGCAGCAGGTACGAGAAGCGATGTTGCAACATGGCTCTATGCGTCACCAAATTCCGGTATTGTATACTAACCAAGTTGGAGCAAATGACGACCTGATTTTTGATGGTTGCAGCGTTGGCTTTAATCGCGCTGGGGAAATGGTTTGTCGCGCGCGGGCATTTGAGACAGATTTGTTAATTGTAGAATACGACGAGCAAGCAAGAGATTTGCAACCAAGTAAAATTGCTCCCATGCCTGCAAATGAGGATGAGGAAATCTGGCAGGCACTTGTTTTAGGCGTGCGAGACTACACGCGCAAGTGTGGCTTTTCTAAAGTCGTACTCGGTTTGAGTGGGGGAATTGATTCATCATTAGTAGCAGCGATCGCTACCGCAGCTTTAGGTAAAGAGAATGTGCTTGGCGTACTCATGCCTTCTCCCTACAGTTCGGAACACTCAGTCCAAGATGCCTTGGAATTAGGCAAAAATTTGGGCATATTAACTCAGACTATCCCGATTGGAGAGTTAATGCAAGGTTATGACAAAACTCTAGAACCACTATTTGCTGGTACGCCTTTCGGCATTGCTGAAGAAAATATCCAATCGCGGATTCGTGGCAATTTACTCATGGCAGTTGCCAACAAATTTGGCTATCTCCTACTCTCTACTGGTAACAAGTCAGAAATGGCAGTAGGTTACTGTACCCTTTACGGTGACATGAATGGCGGATTAGCGGCGATCGCAGATGTCCCCAAAACCCGCGTCTATTCTATTTGTCGTTGGCTGAATGAGAGGGGCGAGGAGCGTAGACGCGACAGCGGCTTCTCGGAGAGTGGAGCAATTCTAGCCACTAGCCACCAGCCACTAGCCACTCCCGACTCCCGACTCCCGATCGTTCCCGAAAACGTCATCAACAAACCCCCCAGTGCAGAGTTGAAACCAGGTCAGCTAGACCAAGATTCTCTACCTGACTACGATATTTTGGACGATATTTTACAGAAGTTGATTCAAGAGCATCAATCGGCGGCGCAAATTGTTGCTGCTGGACATGATGCAACTGTGGTCGATCGCGTCGTACAGTTGGTTGTTAAAGCAGAATTTAAACGTCGTCAAGCACCTCCTGGGTTAAAAATTACCGATCGCGCTTTTGGTACTGGCTGGCGAATGCCGATTGCAAATAAGTGGGTTTCTAATAGTACAATTCCATCGTCTGAGGTAGTGTCGCAAGCTTCTTTGAGTCCTTCTTTACCACCGCGATAA
- a CDS encoding alpha-hydroxy acid oxidase: MIPAKPINLFEYETLARKHLSQMAWDYYTSGAWDEVTLQENRAAFNRYRLHPRMLVDVSQRDLSTTILGQSLNAPILIAPMAFQCLADPAGEVATAKAAAHSGVGMVLSTLSTKSMSEVAIANPYTWFQLYIHRDRNLTRALVEYVYKCGAKALCVTVDAPFLGRRERDTRNQFVLPPGMELANLNHLKGKDLDIPYRQGESGLFAYFAEQLDPGVTWKDLAWLRSLVPLPLVVKGILRSDDAIRAVEVGADAIIISNHGGRQLDGAIATIDAVSEIVAAVGDRAEVLMDGGIRRGTDILKALALGAKAVLIGRPVLWGLAVAGETGVQHVIEILRDELSLAMALSGCRKLIDIDSSLVSRKS, encoded by the coding sequence ATGATTCCAGCTAAACCAATCAATCTATTTGAATACGAAACGCTGGCACGCAAACATCTATCTCAAATGGCTTGGGATTACTATACTAGCGGTGCTTGGGATGAAGTGACATTGCAGGAGAATCGCGCTGCTTTCAATCGCTACCGACTGCATCCACGCATGTTGGTAGATGTGAGTCAAAGAGATTTGAGTACGACAATTTTAGGGCAATCTTTGAACGCGCCAATCCTGATTGCACCAATGGCTTTTCAGTGTCTAGCCGATCCCGCAGGGGAAGTTGCTACAGCAAAGGCGGCGGCTCATTCAGGTGTTGGGATGGTGTTGAGTACGCTGTCTACAAAAAGTATGTCAGAAGTTGCGATCGCCAATCCTTATACTTGGTTTCAATTGTATATTCATCGCGATCGCAATTTAACTCGCGCTTTAGTAGAGTATGTCTATAAATGTGGTGCAAAGGCGCTGTGCGTCACCGTAGATGCGCCATTTCTAGGGAGACGGGAGAGGGATACGCGCAATCAATTTGTCCTCCCTCCAGGCATGGAATTAGCCAATTTAAATCATTTAAAAGGCAAAGACTTAGATATTCCCTACCGTCAAGGCGAGTCGGGTTTATTTGCCTATTTTGCCGAACAACTCGATCCTGGCGTAACTTGGAAAGACTTAGCATGGTTGCGATCGCTCGTACCGTTGCCACTTGTGGTCAAAGGAATTTTACGTTCGGATGATGCAATACGTGCTGTAGAAGTTGGCGCTGATGCAATTATTATCTCAAATCATGGAGGCAGACAACTCGATGGCGCGATCGCCACGATTGATGCTGTGTCTGAAATTGTCGCGGCTGTAGGCGATCGTGCAGAGGTTTTAATGGATGGTGGAATTAGACGTGGTACTGACATTTTAAAGGCGCTAGCATTGGGAGCAAAAGCCGTTTTGATCGGTCGTCCCGTGTTGTGGGGTTTAGCCGTAGCTGGCGAGACAGGAGTACAGCACGTTATTGAAATTTTACGCGACGAACTTAGTTTAGCAATGGCATTAAGTGGCTGTAGGAAATTGATAGATATAGACTCCTCACTAGTAAGTCGTAAGTCGTAA
- a CDS encoding isochorismate lyase — protein MNREQGAGSREQGMKDAEECLDIEEIRKEIDAIDREVIELLGKRFTYVKAAAQFKKNTDGVKAIDRLNTMLDRRRVWAEEFGLNPDAIEKLYRDLVGYFIEEELKHWESKEL, from the coding sequence TTGAATAGGGAGCAGGGAGCAGGGAGTAGGGAGCAGGGGATGAAAGACGCAGAAGAATGTTTGGATATTGAGGAGATTCGGAAAGAGATTGATGCGATCGATCGCGAAGTTATAGAATTGCTGGGTAAGCGATTTACTTATGTGAAAGCAGCGGCTCAATTCAAAAAAAATACTGATGGTGTCAAAGCTATAGATCGCTTGAATACCATGTTGGATCGAAGACGAGTTTGGGCGGAGGAATTTGGTTTGAATCCTGATGCAATCGAGAAGTTATATCGGGATTTAGTTGGTTATTTTATTGAAGAAGAATTGAAGCATTGGGAATCGAAGGAATTATGA
- a CDS encoding NUDIX hydrolase: MPGRIQRKVIDPISSQPLADFKVGVDSVIFSVDTSQNRLLVLLVMRHQEPFLNYWGLPGTLVRQGESLENAADRILAEKIRAKNLYLEQLYTFGGPHRDPREEANSFGIRYLSVSYFALVRFEDAELIADGVSGIAWYPVKEVPQLAFDHNEILTYGHRRLRNKLEYSPVAFEVLPEMFTLSDLYQLYTTVLGENFSDYSNFRAKLLKLGFLCDTGIKVSRGAGRPASLYRFDATAFAPFKDKPLVFI; encoded by the coding sequence ATGCCAGGACGCATCCAAAGAAAAGTTATCGATCCGATAAGTTCGCAACCTTTAGCTGATTTTAAAGTTGGAGTTGATAGCGTGATTTTCTCCGTTGATACTTCTCAAAATCGGCTGTTGGTACTGTTAGTTATGCGCCATCAGGAACCCTTTTTAAATTATTGGGGTTTGCCTGGTACTTTAGTGCGCCAAGGAGAATCATTAGAAAATGCTGCCGATCGAATTTTGGCAGAAAAAATTCGAGCCAAAAACCTCTATTTAGAACAGTTATATACATTTGGAGGACCTCATCGCGATCCGCGCGAGGAAGCTAATAGTTTTGGCATCCGATATCTTTCTGTAAGCTATTTTGCCTTGGTGAGATTTGAGGATGCAGAACTGATTGCCGATGGAGTCAGCGGGATTGCTTGGTATCCTGTCAAAGAAGTGCCACAACTAGCTTTCGATCACAATGAGATTTTGACATACGGACATCGACGTTTGCGAAATAAGTTGGAATATAGCCCAGTAGCCTTTGAAGTGTTACCAGAAATGTTTACTTTAAGCGATTTATATCAGCTTTATACAACAGTTTTAGGTGAAAACTTTTCTGATTATTCTAACTTTCGGGCTAAGTTATTAAAGCTAGGTTTTTTATGCGACACGGGAATTAAAGTCTCGCGGGGTGCTGGTCGTCCGGCTAGTTTATACAGATTTGACGCGACAGCATTTGCCCCTTTTAAAGATAAACCTTTGGTGTTTATTTGA
- a CDS encoding nicotinate-nucleotide adenylyltransferase: protein MRIALFGTSADPPTAGHQVILCWLAERYDRVAVWAADNPFKSQQTPLHHRAQMLRLLIAEIEPQRRNIGFHQELSSHRTLETVEKAQQWGQVELTLVIGADLIEQLLRWYRIKDLLQQVQLLVIPRPGYGIEESDLARLRSLGANIAIADLTGLDVSSTAYRDRCDPEAVTPQVKAYIHQQHLYKCQDASKEKLSIR, encoded by the coding sequence ATGAGGATTGCTTTATTTGGTACGAGTGCCGATCCACCGACAGCAGGACATCAAGTAATTTTGTGTTGGCTGGCAGAACGTTACGATCGCGTAGCGGTTTGGGCAGCAGATAACCCGTTTAAGTCGCAGCAAACGCCGTTACACCATCGCGCTCAAATGTTGCGGCTGTTAATTGCCGAGATCGAACCCCAACGGCGAAATATTGGGTTTCATCAGGAATTAAGCAGCCATCGGACATTGGAAACAGTTGAAAAGGCGCAACAATGGGGACAGGTAGAACTAACGTTAGTTATTGGTGCGGATTTAATCGAACAATTACTGCGCTGGTATCGAATTAAAGATTTATTACAGCAGGTACAATTACTAGTCATACCGCGCCCAGGATATGGGATAGAGGAATCGGATTTGGCACGCTTGCGCTCCTTGGGGGCAAACATTGCGATCGCCGATTTGACTGGTTTAGATGTCTCTTCTACAGCGTATCGCGATCGCTGCGATCCAGAAGCCGTTACCCCACAAGTCAAGGCATACATTCACCAACAGCATTTGTACAAATGCCAGGACGCATCCAAAGAAAAGTTATCGATCCGATAA